A single region of the Acinetobacter sp. WCHA45 genome encodes:
- a CDS encoding ATP-binding cassette domain-containing protein: protein MSNLNLNFYENPLIQPLGESEASTTASNSNGANILIEQLYKFYGEVKVLKDLDLNIQAGEFVAIVGRSGCGKSTLLRLIAQLEKPSYGEIKFQSARNFREGITNDDIRVMFQDPRLLPWKNILHNVQLGLPKDQHLLAENLLEKVGLKDKSTQWPTQLSGGQRQRAALARALSHAPRILLLDEPLGALDALTRLEMQSLIERLWKEQGFTAILVTHDVSEAVQLADRIILLDQGHIAHQFQVNLPRPRKKTIAFAQLEQQVLDAVLAT from the coding sequence ATGAGTAATCTAAATTTAAATTTCTATGAAAATCCCTTGATTCAACCCCTTGGTGAATCTGAAGCATCGACTACTGCAAGCAATAGCAATGGTGCAAATATTCTGATTGAACAACTGTATAAGTTTTATGGTGAAGTCAAAGTGCTCAAAGACTTAGACTTAAATATTCAAGCAGGTGAATTTGTCGCCATAGTAGGTCGCAGTGGTTGTGGTAAAAGCACCCTACTGCGCTTAATCGCCCAACTTGAAAAACCAAGCTATGGCGAGATTAAATTTCAGTCCGCAAGAAACTTTCGTGAAGGCATCACAAACGATGATATTCGCGTTATGTTTCAAGATCCACGCTTACTTCCGTGGAAAAATATTTTACACAACGTGCAATTAGGTTTACCAAAAGATCAACACCTACTTGCTGAAAATTTATTAGAAAAAGTAGGCTTAAAAGACAAATCCACACAGTGGCCAACTCAACTCTCTGGAGGTCAACGTCAACGTGCCGCATTAGCCAGAGCACTTTCTCATGCACCACGTATTTTATTACTGGATGAACCCTTAGGGGCGCTAGATGCTCTCACACGTTTAGAAATGCAAAGCCTGATTGAACGCCTTTGGAAAGAACAAGGTTTTACTGCAATTTTGGTCACACACGATGTGAGTGAAGCGGTACAATTGGCAGATCGAATTATTTTGCTAGATCAAGGACATATTGCACATCAATTTCAAGTGAATTTACCACGACCACGTAAGAAAACTATTGCATTTGCGCAGTTGGAACAACAAGTGTTAGATGCGGTTTTAGCAACTTAA
- a CDS encoding TetR/AcrR family transcriptional regulator yields the protein MEQKKSTQKRNQLLNAALDVFSVYGFSGASLDEIAQLANMHKSNIFYYYENKESLYVEVLTTVLQKWLAPLQTLESELEPTEAITHYLIQKIEISKDQPKASRLFALEIIQGAPHILPILKGPLKKLFKRKTKVIQTWQEQGKLSAEIDPELLILNIWAITQNYADFSTQMEMVTGKTLRNRSMFQRTVEHTVHMMLYGVLPR from the coding sequence ATGGAACAGAAAAAAAGTACACAAAAGCGCAATCAACTGCTGAATGCTGCCCTCGATGTTTTTTCCGTCTATGGATTCAGTGGAGCTAGTCTGGATGAGATTGCCCAGCTCGCAAATATGCATAAATCCAATATTTTCTATTATTATGAAAATAAAGAGTCACTTTATGTTGAAGTGCTCACCACGGTATTACAAAAGTGGCTTGCACCCTTGCAAACGCTAGAGTCTGAGCTTGAGCCAACTGAAGCCATCACTCACTATTTAATTCAAAAAATCGAAATTTCAAAAGATCAACCTAAAGCTTCTCGTTTATTTGCATTGGAAATCATTCAAGGTGCGCCACATATTCTGCCAATCCTGAAAGGTCCATTGAAAAAGCTATTTAAGCGTAAAACCAAGGTGATTCAAACTTGGCAAGAACAAGGTAAATTGTCGGCAGAGATTGACCCTGAATTGTTGATTCTCAATATCTGGGCAATCACCCAAAACTATGCTGATTTTTCGACGCAAATGGAAATGGTCACAGGTAAAACTTTGCGTAACCGTAGTATGTTTCAACGTACGGTTGAGCACACTGTGCATATGATGTTGTATGGTGTGTTGCCACGTTAA
- a CDS encoding GGDEF domain-containing protein: MINIEQMSIVLDTLPDPAFILSRSGKYVAVFGGRDKRYYHDGSCLVGLYISDLIKPDKANWFLEQIDRTLESGELIIEEYELSNSDVKGLPDHGPEKPIWFEGRIQALSFSVDDEDVVLWVASNISKRHDLEIRLRELGDTDQLTGLFNRRKLEHELALDYESYVRYSVPTSILMLDLDNLKKINDGKGHHVGDEAIRAVANILRSTLRKTDCACRLGGDEFVVALPNTEHEQAIQFAKRIHDSSKKELSQFSVDSSVVTVSIGVTVIVPEDRSYKDTIKRADLALYEAKNAGKDRIVSA; this comes from the coding sequence ATGATTAACATTGAGCAGATGTCCATAGTTCTTGATACATTACCAGACCCTGCCTTTATCTTGTCCCGAAGTGGAAAGTACGTTGCGGTATTTGGTGGTCGTGATAAGCGCTATTATCACGATGGTTCCTGTCTCGTTGGTCTGTATATTTCAGATTTAATCAAGCCTGATAAGGCCAACTGGTTTCTTGAACAGATTGACCGGACTCTGGAGTCTGGAGAACTAATCATCGAAGAGTACGAATTGAGCAACAGTGATGTAAAAGGTCTACCCGATCATGGCCCTGAAAAACCAATTTGGTTCGAAGGACGCATCCAGGCACTGAGTTTTTCTGTGGACGACGAAGATGTGGTGCTCTGGGTCGCAAGTAATATTTCAAAGCGACACGACCTGGAAATCAGACTGAGAGAACTAGGCGATACCGATCAGCTAACTGGCCTTTTCAACCGAAGAAAACTAGAGCATGAGTTGGCGCTAGACTATGAGTCATACGTACGGTATTCAGTGCCAACTTCCATCTTGATGTTGGATCTTGATAACCTAAAAAAAATCAACGACGGCAAGGGGCATCACGTAGGCGATGAGGCGATTCGGGCAGTAGCTAACATTCTTCGCTCAACACTACGGAAGACTGATTGTGCCTGCCGCTTGGGTGGCGATGAGTTTGTTGTTGCCTTGCCCAATACTGAGCATGAGCAGGCAATTCAGTTTGCCAAGCGTATACATGACAGTTCCAAAAAAGAGTTAAGCCAGTTTTCAGTGGACAGTTCAGTTGTCACGGTTAGTATTGGGGTGACAGTTATAGTGCCGGAAGATCGTTCATACAAAGACACTATCAAACGAGCTGACCTAGCTCTATATGAAGCTAAAAATGCGGGGAAAGACAGAATTGTATCGGCCTGA
- a CDS encoding 5'-nucleosidase: MQSEIALIMALPNESKGLFEQAGIQVHYSGIGKINAAFKAFEVIQKTGCKTLINLGSAGSSHFDAHSLVEVITFVQRDMDVSPLGFAVGVTPMDEDIPAEIHVQPHFEYLPKGICGTGDSFETGQPKVSCNLVDMEAYALAKVCQKLGVRLISVKYITDGANDTAHLDWEENLLVGAQKLLALYQAHF, encoded by the coding sequence ATGCAGTCTGAGATTGCTTTAATTATGGCATTGCCGAATGAATCAAAGGGTCTGTTTGAGCAGGCAGGCATTCAGGTTCACTATAGTGGCATTGGCAAAATTAATGCAGCATTTAAAGCCTTTGAAGTGATTCAGAAAACTGGCTGCAAAACGCTGATCAATTTAGGTAGTGCAGGCAGTTCACACTTCGATGCACATAGTCTAGTTGAGGTCATCACTTTCGTGCAGCGTGATATGGATGTGTCTCCACTGGGTTTTGCTGTGGGTGTGACCCCAATGGATGAGGACATTCCTGCCGAAATCCATGTTCAGCCGCATTTTGAATATTTACCTAAAGGGATCTGTGGTACAGGTGACTCCTTTGAAACAGGACAGCCAAAAGTATCCTGTAATCTGGTGGACATGGAAGCCTATGCCCTCGCCAAAGTGTGCCAGAAGCTTGGGGTGCGTTTGATTTCAGTCAAATATATTACAGATGGTGCCAATGATACGGCTCATTTAGATTGGGAAGAGAATCTGCTGGTGGGGGCACAGAAATTATTGGCGCTGTATCAAGCCCATTTTTAA
- the ribF gene encoding riboflavin biosynthesis protein RibF, which produces MKLLRLNALSPDFQLPPTAVTIGNFDGVHLGHQAMIAQLKTLAEAQGLKTLVMIFEPQPLEFFKAYDAPPRISSLREKVEYLTELGVDYIAVAKFDQYFRSLNATEFADLLQLKLNAQSLVLGDDFHFGKDRQGNSEFLRDYGFDVTNLNTVALNGERVSSTRIRQVLQQGDLALAAKLLGRPYSITGRVQYGDQIGRTLDFPTINVRLNRHKPCLNGIYAVDVVCENASLTAKTKHTDPALNGITGYQADSLFGAGHVGTRPAIKQEHPEWRLEVHFPDVSANLYGLLMRVTFLHYLHGELNYPSLEALKAGIDDDVQKLRDYRERTPEFPF; this is translated from the coding sequence ATGAAGTTGCTTCGTCTCAACGCATTATCGCCAGATTTTCAGTTACCGCCGACTGCGGTCACGATCGGCAATTTTGATGGTGTCCATCTTGGCCATCAAGCGATGATTGCCCAACTCAAAACGTTGGCTGAAGCGCAAGGCTTAAAAACACTGGTGATGATTTTTGAGCCGCAACCGCTTGAATTTTTTAAAGCTTATGATGCACCGCCACGCATCAGCTCCCTCAGAGAAAAAGTAGAATATTTAACTGAACTTGGTGTGGACTACATTGCAGTTGCGAAGTTTGATCAATATTTCAGAAGCTTAAATGCTACTGAATTTGCAGATTTACTCCAATTAAAACTCAATGCACAAAGCTTAGTGCTGGGTGATGATTTTCATTTTGGCAAAGACCGCCAAGGCAACAGCGAATTTTTACGCGATTATGGCTTTGATGTCACCAATTTAAATACGGTGGCACTGAATGGAGAACGAGTCAGTTCAACCCGTATCCGTCAGGTTCTACAGCAGGGCGACCTTGCTTTGGCGGCAAAGCTGCTGGGCCGTCCCTACAGCATTACGGGACGGGTGCAATATGGCGACCAGATTGGACGCACCCTTGATTTTCCAACCATCAATGTTCGTTTAAACCGTCATAAACCTTGTTTAAACGGCATTTATGCGGTGGATGTCGTCTGTGAAAATGCCTCACTCACAGCAAAAACAAAGCACACTGATCCTGCTTTGAACGGAATTACAGGCTATCAAGCTGATAGTTTGTTTGGTGCAGGTCATGTCGGGACACGCCCAGCCATCAAACAAGAACATCCAGAGTGGCGATTAGAAGTACATTTTCCTGATGTTTCTGCTAATCTGTATGGCTTATTGATGCGGGTGACTTTTCTTCACTATCTACATGGTGAACTGAATTACCCTTCGCTTGAAGCACTCAAAGCTGGAATTGATGATGACGTGCAAAAATTACGAGACTATCGTGAACGCACACCAGAATTTCCTTTTTAA
- the ileS gene encoding isoleucine--tRNA ligase, translating into MSDKQTPENAVDYKATLNLPDTEFAMKANLAVREAKWLEEWYADNIYQQIRASRIGKKKYVLHDGPPYANGQIHLGHAVNKVLKDIIIKSRVMDGFDAPYVPGWDCHGLPIELKVEEKVGKVGVKVDASTFRKACREYAYTQVELQKKDFVRMGVFGDWDNPYLTMNFKQEADIVRSLGAIAKAGHIEPGLKPVNWCLDCGSALAEAEVEYEDKKSDAIDVGFSVVDLKDLSSRLGVDVQDVTDIVIWTTTPWTLPANQAVALHAEIDYQLVQVTTEHGKQNFILAKDLVESAIERYKLENPVVLADFKGSAIENVLLQHPLITDRQVPVILGEHVIATSGTGAVHTAPGHGVDDYKVGLQYNLKVDNPVGGNGVYLPTAPIFAGEHIYKANPKIIEALGAVGRLWAHQPIKHSYPHCWRHKTPIIFRATPQWFISMDAKGLRQTALNAIENDIEFVPDWGKNRIQSMIEGRPDWCISRQRTWGVPIPFFVHKDTNALHPRTPELIEEVAKLIEQEGIDGWYNRDASDFIGADAEQYNAVRDTLDVWFDSGTTHYAVLREREELQDPADLYLEGSDQHRGWFQSSLLTSIAINELAPYKGLLTHGFVVDEKGRKMSKSLGNIITPQDIIKDMGADGLRFWIASADYRYEMTAGKEIFSRASDGYRRIRNTLRFLLANLNGFKPSTDALPVNELIALDQYILQRAAEVQKTIQQAYEEMNFHIVTNALTNFCINDLGGFYLDIIKDRQYTTKADSQARRSAQTALYHLVQAFVRWMSPILSFTAQEAWPLIPEQTEKYVFTAEWYDIPTASTANLLSEADWQTLISVKSAVNKQIEAARNAKLVGSNLSAKVELWADEALQTLLNQLADELRFVLITSQVIVYPYAEQGESTDLTGLRVKVSAADGEKCVRCWHVLPDVNTHVGHAGLCARCIVNVTGSGEVRKYA; encoded by the coding sequence ATGAGCGATAAGCAAACTCCTGAAAATGCAGTGGATTATAAAGCCACACTCAATTTGCCAGATACTGAATTTGCCATGAAAGCAAATTTGGCTGTGCGTGAAGCCAAATGGTTAGAAGAGTGGTATGCCGACAACATTTATCAGCAGATTCGTGCATCGCGTATTGGCAAGAAAAAATATGTTCTTCATGACGGCCCTCCATATGCCAATGGTCAAATCCATTTGGGCCATGCAGTCAATAAAGTTTTAAAAGACATCATCATCAAAAGCCGCGTGATGGATGGCTTCGATGCGCCATACGTACCAGGTTGGGACTGTCACGGTCTGCCAATCGAACTGAAAGTCGAAGAAAAAGTCGGCAAAGTAGGCGTTAAAGTCGATGCTTCAACTTTCCGTAAAGCGTGTCGTGAATATGCCTACACCCAAGTCGAATTACAGAAAAAAGACTTCGTGCGCATGGGCGTGTTTGGTGATTGGGATAATCCTTACCTCACCATGAACTTTAAGCAAGAAGCAGACATTGTTCGTTCGCTTGGCGCAATTGCCAAAGCAGGTCATATCGAACCCGGCTTAAAACCTGTGAACTGGTGCTTGGATTGTGGTTCTGCGCTCGCAGAAGCAGAAGTTGAATATGAAGATAAAAAGTCTGATGCAATTGACGTTGGTTTCAGCGTTGTTGACCTTAAAGATTTAAGCAGCCGTCTTGGTGTTGATGTCCAAGATGTGACTGATATTGTGATCTGGACAACCACACCTTGGACTTTACCTGCCAACCAAGCCGTTGCACTCCATGCTGAAATTGACTATCAATTGGTTCAAGTGACAACTGAGCATGGCAAGCAAAACTTTATTCTTGCCAAAGATCTGGTTGAATCTGCAATTGAGCGCTATAAGCTTGAAAATCCAGTGGTACTGGCTGATTTTAAAGGTTCAGCAATCGAGAATGTCTTATTACAACATCCTCTGATTACTGATCGCCAAGTGCCTGTGATCTTAGGTGAGCACGTAATTGCGACTAGCGGTACAGGTGCCGTACACACTGCTCCTGGACACGGTGTGGACGACTATAAAGTCGGTCTGCAATACAATCTAAAAGTCGATAATCCAGTTGGTGGTAATGGCGTATATTTACCAACTGCACCGATTTTTGCGGGTGAGCACATCTACAAAGCCAATCCAAAAATTATCGAAGCTTTGGGTGCTGTCGGTCGTTTATGGGCACATCAGCCGATTAAACATAGCTATCCACATTGCTGGCGTCATAAAACACCGATTATCTTCCGTGCAACACCACAATGGTTTATCAGCATGGATGCCAAAGGTTTGCGTCAAACTGCTTTAAATGCGATTGAGAATGACATCGAATTTGTTCCAGATTGGGGTAAAAATCGTATTCAATCGATGATCGAAGGTCGTCCTGACTGGTGTATCTCACGTCAACGTACTTGGGGCGTACCAATCCCATTCTTTGTACACAAAGATACTAATGCATTACACCCTCGTACACCTGAACTCATTGAAGAAGTCGCTAAACTGATCGAACAAGAAGGTATTGATGGTTGGTATAACCGCGATGCTAGCGACTTCATTGGCGCAGATGCTGAACAGTACAATGCCGTACGCGATACACTTGACGTTTGGTTTGACTCAGGTACTACACATTATGCAGTGTTGCGTGAACGTGAAGAGTTACAAGACCCTGCAGATTTGTATCTTGAAGGTTCAGACCAACATCGTGGCTGGTTCCAATCGTCATTGTTAACTTCAATTGCGATTAATGAACTTGCACCGTATAAAGGTCTACTCACTCACGGTTTCGTCGTGGATGAGAAAGGTCGTAAAATGTCTAAGTCATTAGGCAACATCATCACCCCACAAGACATCATCAAAGATATGGGTGCAGATGGTTTACGTTTCTGGATTGCTTCGGCTGACTATCGATATGAAATGACCGCAGGTAAAGAAATCTTTAGCCGTGCGTCTGATGGTTATCGTCGTATCCGTAACACGTTACGTTTCTTGTTGGCAAACTTAAATGGTTTCAAGCCATCAACAGATGCTTTACCTGTAAACGAATTGATCGCATTAGACCAATACATCTTGCAACGTGCTGCTGAAGTACAAAAAACCATTCAGCAAGCCTATGAAGAGATGAACTTCCACATTGTAACTAACGCATTGACCAATTTCTGTATCAATGACTTAGGTGGTTTCTATCTCGACATCATCAAAGATCGTCAGTACACCACCAAAGCAGATTCACAAGCTCGCCGTTCAGCACAAACTGCGCTGTATCATTTAGTACAAGCTTTTGTGCGCTGGATGTCACCAATCCTGAGCTTTACTGCTCAAGAAGCTTGGCCATTGATCCCAGAGCAAACTGAGAAATATGTATTTACTGCTGAATGGTATGACATCCCAACGGCATCAACAGCAAACTTGCTTTCAGAAGCAGATTGGCAAACATTGATTAGCGTAAAATCAGCAGTAAATAAACAGATTGAAGCAGCACGTAACGCTAAACTTGTTGGTAGTAACTTATCTGCAAAAGTTGAACTTTGGGCAGATGAAGCATTACAAACATTATTAAATCAGTTGGCTGATGAATTACGTTTCGTCTTGATCACGTCTCAAGTCATCGTTTACCCGTATGCTGAACAAGGTGAAAGCACTGACTTAACAGGATTACGTGTCAAAGTTTCTGCGGCTGATGGTGAAAAATGTGTACGTTGCTGGCATGTATTGCCAGACGTGAATACCCACGTTGGTCATGCTGGTTTATGCGCTCGTTGTATCGTCAATGTCACTGGTAGTGGCGAAGTGAGAAAGTATGCCTAA
- the lspA gene encoding signal peptidase II, whose translation MPNTQAKKGLFQFYPHNLMWLGLSVLAIVLDQWTKWIASTHLNYADPVPVLPFLNWTLLHNYGAAFSFLSDAGGWQRYFFTSLAGFVSIIFIFWLMKMPKKMIILPMAIALILGGAIGNLIDRVSLGYVVDFIHVYYQDSHFPAFNIADSAITLGTILLLIDTFFLEKKRIQNAETKNV comes from the coding sequence ATGCCTAATACACAAGCAAAAAAAGGCTTGTTCCAGTTTTATCCTCATAATCTCATGTGGCTTGGACTTTCAGTCCTTGCCATTGTGTTAGATCAATGGACAAAATGGATTGCAAGTACACACTTAAACTATGCCGATCCTGTTCCTGTATTACCTTTCCTGAATTGGACATTACTGCATAACTATGGTGCAGCCTTCAGCTTTTTATCTGATGCGGGTGGTTGGCAACGTTACTTTTTTACTTCTTTAGCAGGCTTTGTCTCGATTATCTTTATTTTTTGGTTAATGAAAATGCCAAAAAAAATGATCATCCTTCCGATGGCAATTGCATTAATTCTCGGTGGTGCTATAGGCAACCTTATAGACCGCGTCTCATTGGGTTATGTCGTTGACTTTATTCATGTCTATTATCAAGACAGTCACTTCCCTGCTTTTAATATTGCAGATAGTGCGATTACCTTAGGAACAATCCTGCTACTTATTGATACTTTCTTCCTTGAAAAGAAACGTATCCAAAATGCGGAAACAAAAAATGTCTGA
- a CDS encoding FKBP-type peptidyl-prolyl cis-trans isomerase has product MSEIIQPNEEIRIEDGSKVDLHFSVSIENGVEIDNTRGREEPVSLVIGDGNLLPGFEKALFGLRAGDRRTVHLPPEDAFGPWNPENIQTFDTVKFEQRPIIGHMIEFEDKAKATLFGIVKSVNDDTTEIDFNHPLAGKNITFEVEIFKVTPAGQQGIKLM; this is encoded by the coding sequence ATGTCTGAAATTATCCAACCAAACGAAGAAATTCGGATTGAAGATGGTTCAAAAGTTGATTTACATTTTTCAGTATCGATCGAAAATGGTGTTGAAATTGATAATACCCGTGGTCGTGAAGAACCCGTCAGCCTCGTAATTGGGGATGGCAACCTACTCCCAGGATTTGAAAAAGCATTATTTGGTTTACGTGCAGGCGATCGTCGTACTGTACATTTACCGCCAGAAGATGCTTTTGGTCCATGGAATCCTGAAAATATTCAAACTTTTGATACCGTGAAGTTTGAACAACGTCCTATCATCGGGCATATGATTGAATTTGAAGATAAAGCTAAAGCAACCTTGTTTGGCATCGTAAAATCAGTCAATGACGACACTACAGAAATTGATTTTAACCATCCTCTTGCTGGTAAAAATATTACCTTTGAAGTTGAAATCTTTAAAGTGACCCCAGCAGGTCAGCAAGGCATCAAATTGATGTAA
- a CDS encoding NADPH-dependent FMN reductase yields the protein MLIYIIVGSVRESRTAIKVANWVQQAISELTLNNLQTEIVDLKEWDLPLFAGAHPPATGIYDQPKQQAWADKIAQAQGFIFISPEYNHGYSPALKNALDYVGKEWQGKPAAFIGYGSTNGSRSIDQIRQVGTQLGLVDSNAVLEIRDIFKRNQTETFEANEFEIKTLKAIIEKLQKYHVR from the coding sequence ATGCTCATTTATATTATTGTCGGCAGTGTTCGTGAAAGTCGAACTGCAATTAAAGTTGCAAACTGGGTACAACAAGCAATCTCTGAGCTCACATTAAATAATCTTCAAACAGAAATCGTCGATCTTAAAGAGTGGGATTTACCGTTATTTGCAGGTGCTCACCCACCTGCAACAGGTATCTATGACCAACCTAAACAGCAAGCTTGGGCAGATAAAATTGCACAAGCACAAGGATTCATATTTATTAGCCCTGAATATAACCATGGCTATAGTCCAGCACTCAAGAATGCCTTAGATTATGTCGGTAAAGAATGGCAAGGCAAACCAGCAGCTTTTATCGGCTATGGTTCAACCAATGGTTCACGTTCAATTGATCAAATCCGTCAGGTAGGCACACAACTTGGGCTGGTTGATTCTAATGCGGTTCTTGAAATCCGAGATATTTTTAAACGAAACCAAACAGAAACTTTTGAGGCAAATGAATTTGAAATTAAGACACTCAAAGCTATCATTGAAAAGCTACAAAAATATCATGTGAGATAG
- a CDS encoding Cthe_2314 family HEPN domain-containing protein encodes MHQIEKSIILDEESPLFTAKVANENLEVAVDDDLSVYILVCSKSLSAIQSSIDKARLSLTLLDIGYLDSIAAEDYSKSAYIEMLIENSIIRVQSIYDRALIFTNRILDLGISNETINHNLLVTNENVKKFSLEGKLKAINKVCNDYRLIRNTVIHHDRYTEEQLNQLTLIISADQLSKEAGKGQFMDPDELNAITQAYLGIKKEELGKYLDGIEQKLFDLYDAILPVYNHHKDKLRAK; translated from the coding sequence ATGCATCAGATTGAAAAATCAATAATCCTTGACGAAGAAAGCCCATTATTTACGGCAAAAGTTGCTAATGAAAACCTTGAAGTAGCTGTAGATGATGATCTTAGTGTATATATTCTAGTTTGTAGCAAATCACTTAGTGCCATACAGTCTTCGATAGATAAAGCTAGGCTTTCTCTGACATTGTTAGATATCGGATACTTGGATTCAATTGCTGCTGAGGACTACTCAAAAAGTGCCTATATAGAAATGCTAATTGAAAATAGCATCATAAGAGTTCAATCAATATATGATCGAGCGCTTATCTTTACTAATAGGATTCTTGATCTAGGGATCAGCAATGAAACGATAAACCATAATCTATTAGTAACGAACGAGAATGTTAAAAAATTTAGCTTAGAAGGTAAGCTGAAAGCAATTAATAAGGTGTGTAATGATTATAGGCTTATTAGAAACACTGTAATACATCATGATCGTTACACAGAAGAGCAGCTTAATCAACTTACATTGATTATTAGTGCAGACCAACTATCTAAAGAAGCTGGTAAAGGTCAATTCATGGATCCAGACGAGCTTAATGCTATTACTCAAGCTTACCTAGGCATAAAAAAGGAAGAGCTTGGAAAGTATTTAGACGGAATAGAGCAAAAATTGTTTGACCTATACGATGCTATTTTACCTGTATATAATCATCATAAAGATAAGTTACGTGCCAAATAA
- a CDS encoding peptidylprolyl isomerase: MKKLLMTTSLLLVSSHLFANTMVDMKTSIGNIEIELFNDKAPVSAKNFESYVKSNFYAGTIFHRVIPGFMIQGGGMDANMIEKVTKAPISNEASNGLKNTRGTLAMARTSDPNSATSQFFINVADNTFLNRSQMDAGYAVFGKVTKGMNIVDKIVSVPTGNYGMHQDVPKQPIKIISVQIKNKK; the protein is encoded by the coding sequence ATGAAAAAGTTGTTGATGACAACCAGTCTACTATTAGTAAGCAGCCATTTATTTGCCAACACAATGGTTGATATGAAAACCAGTATAGGAAATATTGAAATTGAACTTTTTAACGATAAAGCACCTGTATCAGCAAAAAATTTTGAAAGCTATGTAAAAAGTAACTTTTATGCTGGAACTATTTTTCATCGAGTCATCCCAGGATTTATGATTCAAGGCGGGGGGATGGATGCCAATATGATTGAGAAGGTAACTAAAGCACCTATTAGTAATGAAGCAAGCAATGGCTTGAAAAATACGCGCGGTACATTGGCAATGGCTCGTACTAGTGATCCTAACTCTGCTACGAGTCAATTTTTTATTAACGTTGCTGACAACACTTTCCTAAATCGTTCACAAATGGATGCTGGTTATGCTGTATTTGGTAAGGTAACGAAAGGAATGAATATTGTTGATAAAATTGTTAGTGTTCCTACAGGTAACTATGGAATGCATCAAGATGTCCCTAAACAGCCGATTAAAATCATTAGTGTTCAGATAAAGAACAAGAAGTAA